GAGCAGGACGAAATCCAAAAACTAGAAAAAGAAAAACAAAAAAAGAATATCCAAGAACAAGTAAAACCCATTGTAAAAGAGGAAAAGAAAAAACTTTCGTACAAGGAGCAACTGGAGTATAATAAACTAGAAGAAGAAATAGAAAAACTAGAAATACAAGTAAGATTAAAAACAGAGGAATTAAGCCAGGTAACAGATCATCTAAAACTTTCTTCCTTAGCAGAAGAAATTCAATCAATACAAAAACAGATAGACGACAAATCCGAAAGATGGCTTTATCTTGCTGATTTTATGTAAAATTTCACAAGGGGTTTCACGTGGAACACAAAGAAAAACGTAAATTTACAAAGAAATAAAAACACCACGTTTCACGTGGAACAAGAATAGAAAAATGTTTAAAAAATATAATGTAATTGTAGTTGGTGCAGGGCATGCCGGATGCGAGGCGGCGGCAGCGGCAGCCAACTTAGGTTCGTCCACTTTACTCATCACAATGAATATGGGGGTAATAGCTCAAATGAGTTGCAACCCCGCTATCGGTGGGGTAGCCAAAGGACAAATTGTAAGAGAAATTGATGCCATGGGAGGATATACCGGTATCATCGCAGATAAATCAACTATTCAATTTCGAATGCTAAATCTTTCGAAAGGTCCTGCTATGTGGAGCCCCCGCACGCAAAATGACCGAATGAGGTTTGCAGAAGAATGGAGACTACAACTAGAGTCTCTTCCAAATTTAGATATGTGGCAAGATACCGTAAAAGAAGTTATCGTCAAAAATGGAAGAGCTTGTGGTGTCATCACTTCAATGGGAATAGAAATAGAATCAGATGCTGTGGTGCTAACCAATGGAACGTTTCTAAATGGTGTGATTCACATTGGCGACAAGAAATTTGGAGGCGGTAGAACAGGAGAGAAGGCAGCCACAGGTTTAACCGAACAACTTGTTTCTCTTGGCTTCGAGTCCGGTAGAATGAAGACAGGGACACCACCACGTATAGATGGAAGAAGTCTCAATTATGCATTAATGGAAGAACAGTGGGGCGATGAAAAAAGAGGTCGGTTCTCCTATACAGATGTAGAAATACCAACTGAGCAACGCTGTTGCTGGATTACCTATACGAATGATAAAGTGCACGAAATGCTACGCACAGGGTTTGAAAAATCACCCATGTTTACAGGACGCATCAAAGGATTAGGACCACGCTATTGCCCTTCAATCGAAGATAAAATAAATCGTTTTGCCGAGCGTGAAAGGCATCAGATATTCGTGGAGCCAGAAGGCTTCAAAACAGTAGAAATCTATGTCAATGGATTCTCCACATCATTGCCAGAAGATGTACAATTTAAAGCTTTGCAATTAATTCCAGGTTTTGAAAATGCGAAGATGTACCGACCAGGGTATGCCATAGAATACGATTACTTTCCACCAATGCAATTGGATCTAACCCTAGAAACCCAATTAGTGAAACATTTATTTTTTGCAGGACAAATCAATGGGACAACTGGCTATGAAGAGGCCGCCGCCCAAGGTTTCCTAGCCGGGATAAATGCGCATCAACGTATCAATGATGATAAGGAACTTATTCTAAAACGATCCGAATCATATATAGGTGTATTGGTGGATGATCTCGTAACAAAAGGAACTGAAGAGCCGTACCGCATGTTTACATCAAGAGCAGAACACCGTCTACTTTTACGCCAGGACAATGCTGATATTCGCTTAACCCCCTTAGCTTACAAATTGGGATTGGTAGGAGAAGAAAGACTCAAAAAAGTCCAAGAAAAAATTGATAACTCCAATAAAATAATCGAGTATCTAAAACAAAATTCAACCAATGTCGAAAAGATGAATACCGTACTAGCCGAAGTAGGCTCAAGCGCACTTCCACAAAAAACAAAGTTGAGTAATGTACTTGCGAGACCACAAGTTGGTATCCAAGATATTCTGAAAGGAGACGAAGGCTTTGCACACTATGTATCCCAATTCGATAACGATACCATCGAACAAGCAGAGATAAATCTCAAATATGAAAGCTATTTCGATAAAGAAATGGAAATTGTCAATCGTATGAAGAAGATGGAAGATAGAGAAATTAATCCTGATTTTGACTACAGCCTATTAACATCGCTATCAATTGAGGCAAGACAAAAGTTATCTAAAGTTAAACCACGTACACTGGGGCAAGCTTCAAGAATCTCAGGCGTTTCGCCCTCTGATATCACTGTATTGATGGTTCATATGAGTTAAACAACTGAAAACCAAATACTTATACACTAAACACCACAAAGCTTAAAATAAGCGATTTAAGACAATATTCTATTTTTTATGACAACTTCTTTAAGAGAAAATAAAAGTGGTTCAGAAAGGCTAAAAAGTAGCTTAAAAACAAGATTACTTATTTTAAGCATGTTTATTATGCTTATTGGCTTGTCCATACAATGTGCGAGCATACAACAGCCCACGGGGGGGCCAAAAGATTCTATTCCTCCGAAGATACTATTGGAAAGCCCTACGAATTTTTCGAAGAATTTTACAGCTAAAAAAATAGTGATCACGTTTGACGAGTATATCAAGCTGGCAAATCAACAAAAGGAATTCAGTATTACGCCAGACATGGGAAGCAATCCAGAATTCAAGGTGAAGAAAAAAAATCTAGAAATTACCTTACCTGATTCCCTAGAAAAGAATACAACCTACAGCATATACTTCGGTAAAGGACTAGTTGATTATAACGCTGGAAATGCATTGGTCAATTATGCTTACGTATTCGCGACAGGAGATAAAATAGATTCACTCAGTATATCCGGTAATGTAAAAAGTGCTATAACGAAAGAGGTCCAAAAGGATGTTAAAGTCTTGTTGATCCCCATTAGCCAAGACTCGATTTTTGGTAAAAAGAAGGCGAATATATTCACGACAACGGATACTGCAGGTAACTATAAACTAAACAATCTAAGAGAGGGAACTTATCGCATTTACGCACTTCAAGAAAAAAATAACGATAGAATCTATAATGGTGCTGATGAAGAAATAGGTTTCCTAAAAGACTCTATCGTGCTAGAGCGAGACTTAAGCAATATCAACTTGGAGATCTTCAAAGGAATCCCAAAAAAGTTTAGAACCCAAGAGAAGAAATTTGAAAAAAATGGAAGTATACTTCTTGTTTTTAATAGAAGAGTCGACAAGCCCAAACTTGATATCCTAAATGACGAAGTAAACAACAAGGATAAAAAAGTACGTTTTTCAAAGACATCAGACTCGGCTACTTTGTTTATTCCAAATTTAAAAATAGACTCCCTAAAGCTTGTTCTGACAGAAAATGAAAGACCATTGGATACCATTCTCATTAGAAAAGGGAATGTAAAAATAGAGCAGACAATTGAGCCTATTTTTACGCCAAATAATGGACGGGTCGATCGAATTACACACCTTCAGGTATCTGCTTTCACACCGATCAAAAATATCGATAAAACCAAGTTAAAATTCAAAGAAGACTCATTGGTCCGGACCAATTACCAACTAGCCGTAGATACAGCAAATACCAATATCTACCATATTCGCTATAATTGGAGAAAAGAGAAAAAGTACCAAATCGAGTTTACAGAAGGCGCTATAACAGGCTATTTTGGCGAACAAAACAAAGAGAAAAAGCTCGATTTGACCTATGACGATAGTGAAAACTATGGGGATCTGACATTTGATTTTACAGATCTAGATAGCAATACAACCTATTTGGTTGAGTTAATCAATGAGAAAAAAGATAAGGTCTATCGCGTCGACAAAATAAACATGAACAACCCGGCTGTTGTATACAAACAGTATCCTGGAGGAAAGTATAGTATACGTGTGATACGCGACGACAACAATAATGGAATCTGGGACACTGGAGATGTCGAAAAGAAAACTTTTCCTGAACCTGTTGTATATCTGAATAAAGTATTTACGATACGTGCTAATTGGGAACAGAAAGATAGTTTTTCATTGAGTGGCCTCAAAAAAAATTAATTGAGGCCATTCTAAAATAACTTATTTAATATTGCTAATTCGATTAAGCTAAAACCAGGAACTGTACAGAACATAATTATGTGGTAGCTTCTGCAATAGATCTTTCTGCTCTTCAGTAAGTGCTTTTATCTTTTTGGCAGGTACTCCAGCATATAGAAATCCCGATTCACAACGAGTATTTTCCAAAACTACTGCACCAGCTGCTACAATAACATTCGATTCAACAATCGCATTATCCATAACGATAGCTCCCATACCAATGAGTACATGATCTTCCAAAATACATCCATGTACCATAGCCTGATGCCCTATACTTACATAATTTCCGATCGTAGTACCGCATTTCTTATAGGTACAATGTATAACCGCTCCATCTTGAATATTAGTATAATTACCGATACGAATATAATTGACATCTCCGCGTATGACAGCATTAAACCATACCGAACAGTGATGTCCAATCTCCACATCGCCTACAATCGTTGAATTGGGTGCTAAGAAGCATTCTTCGGCTATCACCGGAGATTTATCCAAAACAGATAAAATAAGTGCCATATTCCTTAAAAAATTGTATCCTGTAATACTTCCGAATGTTTCGGATAGTCCGTTGTATAATGCAATCCCCTACTTTCTTTCCGTAACATAGCTGATTTTGTCACGATATAAGCTACTTGAATAACATTACGTAATTCACACAGTTTAACAGAAAGCCTTGTATTTCGATAAAATTCTTCGGTCTCCTCATACAAGAGATGTAGCCGTTTAAGAGCTCTTTCAAGCCTAAAATCGGAACGGACAATGCCAACATAGTCACTCATAATCTTTTGGCACTCGCGTAAATTATGACTTACCAAAATATCCTCATTTGAAAGAGAGGTTTTAGAGTCATCCCATTCGGGGACATCAACAATATGGTTAATCAATCCTATCGACTTTGTGGCATCCAGGAAAATACGATGTGCATAAACAAGCGCTTCAAGAAGTGAATTAGAAGCTAATCGGTTTGCCCCATGTAGGCCAGTAGAAGAACACTCTCCGCAAGCATATAAGTTAACGAGGCTACTGCGTCCAAAATCATCTACATAAATGCCTCCACAGAGGTAATGCGCAGCCGGTGTAACTGGTATAAAATCCTTCGCCATATCCAGTCCGATCGAAAGACACTTTTCATAAATATTTGGAAAATGCTTGATAATATCTTCCTTATTCCGATGCGTGATATCAAGGTACACATAATCTATACCAGATTTCTTCATCTCGGCATCAATAGCTCTAGCAACGATGTCTCTTGGTGCCAAAGAAGCACGTTCATCGTACTCCTCCATGAAAGATTCACCATTGATCCTTCTTAAAATACCCCCAAATCCACGTACGGCTTCAGATACCAAAAATGCAGGAGAGTCCTTTGGATTGTATAAAGAAGTAGGGTGAAATTGCATAAACTCCATATTACGTACCTTACCTTTTGCCCGATACACCATAGCAATACCATCTCCAGTCGCAATAGTTGGATTTGTTGTACTTGAATAAACATGCCCTGCTCCTCCAGAAGCCATCACAGTAACCTTACTCAAAATCTTATCTACTAAATGTGATGAGGTATTAAAAGCATAAATTCCATAACAGGTAATGTCTTCCCTGTTCTTATCCACGTATTCCCCCAAATGATGTTGTGTAATCAAATCAATGGCAAAGTAATGCGTTACGATTTCAATGTTGGGATCACTATGTGCTTGCGCCAATAATGCACGCTCAATTTCATAGCCAGTTATATCTTTATAATGTAAAATACGATGAGCGGAATGTCCCCCCTCTTTTGCCAGATCATATAACCCCGATTCCTCCTTGTCAAATGATGTTCCGTATGAAATAAGTTCTGCAATCCGTTCCGGTGCTTCTCTCACTACGTTTTCCACAATTTCAACATCGCATAAACCATCCCCAGCAATCTGAGTATCAATGATATGCTTTTCAAAGCTATCTGACTTATCCACAACGGCAGCCACTCCCCCTTGCGCATATTTTGTATTAGACTCATCCTCATTGGACTTAGTGACTATCAATACTTTACCGAATTTCGATGCTTTTAAAGCAAAGCTTAATCCAGCAATACCTGATCCAATGACCAAAAAATCTACCTTTCTATCTGCCATATAAATTAAAATTCACAAACTATCCCCAAAAGTGACGATTCAAATTAACGAAAAATGTGGAAAACGTGTAAATAAAAGGTTAAATAAAAATGAAAAGTATTTAACAATTCACAAATCTCCTATTTTCAAGCCTTATTTCTAAAATTTTTCCGCACAAAAATCTAGAGATTTCCACATTTTCTAAACAAAAACTATTCAACAAAAATATATGGAAAATAAAAAATAAGATAATTTAGAATTTTAAAAATCAGGTCTTTAATGAATAAATTCTGTTGAAAAATTGTTGAAAACTCTATAAAAACCTAAAATCAAAATCGGAATAACCTAATTTATACCACTTTTCCACACCATAATAAACAATAAGAGATTTTCTATTTTAAATAATTAGTATTTATTGAAAAAAAAGATTGTGGAATACGTTCGAAAATCTTTGTTTAGTTTTGTCAAGTTCGATTAGAAGCGGTTAGATTTCGATATTCGGGAATTATAAAGTCCCCTATTGAAATATTTAATTCTAATTGAGTTTATTTTACTTTTTAAATTTCCTATTGACTTTTAAAGCGCTTTAGGATTGACTATTTATTTTATTTTTTTTTGTGTATGGATTTAATCTAGTTTCAGCGCGTTATTTATAATTTTTTTAAAAAAAATATAGGTTTAAGTCGTTTTATACTTGGATATTTTCCCGTGTGGGATCTTATTTCAATTTTATCGCTTTGTAACCGATAGAAATCGGCTCAGAAAAGTTTTAATTCTAATTTGGATGCTATGAGATTTTAATATTTCTGTCTTTAGAGCAGATAAATTCTTTTATTGAATTCTAATAGTTGCTAATCTTTGCTTTTAAAATTGATATGAAAAAGGCAATTTAATTGATTTTGATATTTGGATTTTAAACTGTTTGAGGTTTGCTTATTTGCGTATTTTTTTCAAAAATATGTGAATTTTGCTTTCTCAACGAGGTAAAATTGGCGTCAAAAATTTCTGTACTTTATCAGCAAAGTTTTCAAAAATGGAAATTGAGAGGTATTTGGTTATTGGAATTTTTTATTCCTGGATCTGCCTGTTTATATTCAGATTTGGCTACGATATTTGTTTGGTTTTCGCGGGATTGAATTTTAAAAAGAATCTCAAGGCGATTGTTTAAAAATATACCTGTTTAGAATTGGATATTTTTTAAAAATTTGTTTTCAGGGCTTTTTAAGACATTCTATAGCCTTAAATAGTAAATTTTTTAAGATCTAACTGAAATTCGAAGATTGACTTGTTAATAATTTTGGAATGCAGATAATTTCTTCAAATAATTTATTGCAGAACAAACAATCTTACTATATTTGCAGCCCAACATCGGTTAAATGGAGGAAATATCCAAATTTAGATCAGTGACATTAGAATATTTTGGATTATTGCTATCTGGCAATTTTTTAGATCATTCTCAGGGTTTATTTTTCTAAAATTAAGCTCTTATAGATTGAATATATTTTGTTGATTCGTTATTTGTATGGAATATTTAATTCTAAGCGAGTTTGTCGTTTTTAAAGCGCTTTATCAGTTGCATATTTAGTATTTTTTTTAATATTATCTATATATTTGAATCTCGAGTACTATAAATCCGCAAATTTTAATGCAAATTTTAGAAATGGCTAAATTTTGAATAATTTATTTTTTATTTTATATGAATTAATATCTTTTAAGTTATACATTTTGAGTTTATTGTAATTTATGCGATAGTTATTGCCAGATGATTATTCTAGCGGTATATACGCTCCGATTGTGTTATATTGAGTTTAGAATAGAGCTATTTACAGGATTTTTATCTAGATACAAGGTATTATTAACTTTATTTTGTGTTATTTCGACTGAATTTGTGATTGCTATAAAATTTCCTGTAATTAGATAGCAAAAAAAGTTATATTAAGCTTCTTAGAATTAAATAAAGGCACTATTCTAGATCACAGCGGTCAATTTTTAATTCTCATCCAGTTTATTTTGGATACTATACACATTATTTTAGTCGAATTTCAATTTGCGGGAATTAGTGCCTTTTAAAGTCGCTTCTACTCGACTCATTTGATTTTTTTATAAATATCTAATTCTTATCGTGTTTATTGTGAATTATTTTATTCAACCCTATTAGGCCTGATCCGATAAATTTATCCCTGTTATATTCCTATATTCATTTTTACAGGCTAATAATACTTATATATGCTATTCTCGACGGGTTTATTTTGGAAATAATGCCTTCTATTGGTTATTTGCGGCGTATTATGATTTAGGAAAATTGATTTTGGCCCTATGCTGGTCATCGTTGCTGTATGAGTTGGCAATTGAGAATATATAAACTTCAGCTACTCGCGATTAGAATGCCATATATTGGTTAGGCAGTGATAAAATATGCTATAGACGATTCTAAGAGCCTTTATTTCATTTTCGGTGCTATTTTTATGCTTTCAGTGCTGCACGTATACACAATTCTGTCAAAATTTGCCAAAATAAACCCGCTGAGAATTTGATATAAAATTATACATCAATCCAAGATTTATTAATCTATCCTATACGGCCTCAAAAACGTTTTCTTATCTGAAATGTTAATAAATAAAGCTTCCTTTTGTGCCATATTTTTCATTGTTTTGTAATATGCCTAAAAACGTTTCTTAGGCTACGAAAGTAAGTTATGGATGAAACTGATTTTCGAAGATCGAAATAATGTGAAATAAACCCTTTCAGTTTTTGTTATAAACGAAGAGCTTGAATAGTTTTCCAAATATCCAAGTCTAAAAGAGTTTATATGGACATAATACTGTGAAATTAAACTACATGTGAATTAATTTAACTATTAATACTTGTAAATGTTTATTTTGAATGATCAATACATATTTTGCTGTCAGTTCTACAAGATCATGGAATGGGACAAAAGTTACCATTGTTCGATCAAATTTACAAACTGACATTATCCAATGAGCTCGACTTAGCAAACACGTTGTAATCTGTTACTAATTAATAATAGGTTTTATATCAGTGTTTTATTCACTATAATCTACTAATGGATCAAATGGAAGCGAGAGCTATATTACCACGACTTGATTAATTTGCTTTTAATTGACTTTTATATATATAACAATGCTTATTTTTGTTGCTCATAAAAGCTGAAACTACTCGCATGGAAATTGTAAATTATGAGCTTCAAGCAAAAGGTTATATCGATGCTCCGATTGATCCCTCACTGGATTTGATTAAAGAGATCCAACGCTTAAAGAAAGAAAAGAAGGCTGTCATCTTGGCTCACTATTATCAAGAGTCTGAAATACAAGATATAGCAGATTATATAGGAGATAGTCTTGGCTTATCGCAGGAAGCTGCGAAAACCGATGCAGATGTAATTGTTTTTGCTGGAGTACATTTCATGGCTGAGACGGCTAAAATACTTTCACCGACGAAGAAGGTTCTTTTGCCAGATGCTAAAGCCGGTTGTTCATTGTCAGATTCATGCCCACCACATCTTTTTGCTAAATTTAAAGAGCAATATCCTGATCATTTGGTGATTACCTATGTAAATTGTACGGCTGAATTGAAAGCTCTTTCAGATATTGTATGCACATCAAGCAACGCTGTTCAGATTGTTGAAAGTCTTCCTGAGGATCAGAAAATCATTTTCGGTCCAGATCGCAACCTAGGTGCATATGTTAAGAAGAAAACAGGACGTGACCTGGTACTTTGGAATGGAGCTTGTATGGTGCATGAAATTTTTTCTCAAGATAAAATTGACCGTTTGAAAAGCGAGCACCCCGAGGCTAAGTTTATTGCCCATCCAGAGTGTGAAGATCATATACTCGCGATAGCTGATTATGTGGGATCGACTGCTGGAATGCTTAAATTTACCCAAACAGATAAAGCCCAGGCTTATATTGTTGCTACAGAATCAGGCATTCTTTACCAAATGCAAAAAGCGAGTCCACATAAGACTTTTATTCCTGCTCCTCCTAATAATGCCTGTGCATGTAATGATTGTCCGCATATGAAGCTTAATACGCTTGAAAAGCTATACAACTGTCTAAAGTATGAGTCCCCTGAAATTCTTCTTCCTGAGGATGTGATTCTTCGTGCACAACGTCCTATTGAACGTATGTTGGAAATATCAGCGCGCTTAGGACTATAGATTTGTTGTATTTTTGCTACGATTAGCTATCGTAGATTATTGATTTTTAACGTAATACAAATAATTTTTATGAATGTTTGTCCTAGCTTGTAATTAAGACGCTTAGCTGGATAAGCATATAAATTCATTGGACTTATAGCTATACTTGTTTTGTAATGCCATCTTAATGCATCAGTCAAAGATGATTATCCGGCATTACCTATATTAAACTTTTAAACTTTTTAGCATGTTTGATTTTGATAATACCGAGCGGACCAATCTAGAGGAAATGGGCGAGTTTGGACTGATTGATTATATAAGTAAGGCTGTTGAATTGACAGAGAAATCCACTGTGAAGGGGATTGGGGATGATGCGGCTGTTTTAGATTTCGAAGGTAAGAAGACTTTGGTATCGACTGATCTATTGTTGGAAGGGATTCATTTTGATCTTAGGTATGTACCATTAAAACATTTAGGTTATAAAGCTGTTCAAGTCAATTTGAGCGATATTTATGCGATGAATGGAATAGCTTCTCAAATTACCTTTTCAATCGGTATGTCCTCTAAATTTCCATTAGAAGCCGTAGAGGAAATTTATCAAGGAGCTTTGATTGCCTGTAAGAAGTATAATGTCGATTTAATCGGGGGTGACACTTCGGCTTCAGCACAGGGGCTGGTTATTTCTGTGACAAGTATAGGCTATGCTGATGCAGATCAGATCGTTTATCGTAGTGGAGCACAGGAAGGAGATCTATTGTGTGTGTCCGGT
The Sphingobacterium multivorum genome window above contains:
- the nadA gene encoding quinolinate synthase NadA, translated to MEIVNYELQAKGYIDAPIDPSLDLIKEIQRLKKEKKAVILAHYYQESEIQDIADYIGDSLGLSQEAAKTDADVIVFAGVHFMAETAKILSPTKKVLLPDAKAGCSLSDSCPPHLFAKFKEQYPDHLVITYVNCTAELKALSDIVCTSSNAVQIVESLPEDQKIIFGPDRNLGAYVKKKTGRDLVLWNGACMVHEIFSQDKIDRLKSEHPEAKFIAHPECEDHILAIADYVGSTAGMLKFTQTDKAQAYIVATESGILYQMQKASPHKTFIPAPPNNACACNDCPHMKLNTLEKLYNCLKYESPEILLPEDVILRAQRPIERMLEISARLGL
- a CDS encoding gamma carbonic anhydrase family protein, translated to MALILSVLDKSPVIAEECFLAPNSTIVGDVEIGHHCSVWFNAVIRGDVNYIRIGNYTNIQDGAVIHCTYKKCGTTIGNYVSIGHQAMVHGCILEDHVLIGMGAIVMDNAIVESNVIVAAGAVVLENTRCESGFLYAGVPAKKIKALTEEQKDLLQKLPHNYVLYSSWF
- the nadB gene encoding L-aspartate oxidase, with translation MADRKVDFLVIGSGIAGLSFALKASKFGKVLIVTKSNEDESNTKYAQGGVAAVVDKSDSFEKHIIDTQIAGDGLCDVEIVENVVREAPERIAELISYGTSFDKEESGLYDLAKEGGHSAHRILHYKDITGYEIERALLAQAHSDPNIEIVTHYFAIDLITQHHLGEYVDKNREDITCYGIYAFNTSSHLVDKILSKVTVMASGGAGHVYSSTTNPTIATGDGIAMVYRAKGKVRNMEFMQFHPTSLYNPKDSPAFLVSEAVRGFGGILRRINGESFMEEYDERASLAPRDIVARAIDAEMKKSGIDYVYLDITHRNKEDIIKHFPNIYEKCLSIGLDMAKDFIPVTPAAHYLCGGIYVDDFGRSSLVNLYACGECSSTGLHGANRLASNSLLEALVYAHRIFLDATKSIGLINHIVDVPEWDDSKTSLSNEDILVSHNLRECQKIMSDYVGIVRSDFRLERALKRLHLLYEETEEFYRNTRLSVKLCELRNVIQVAYIVTKSAMLRKESRGLHYTTDYPKHSEVLQDTIF
- the mnmG gene encoding tRNA uridine-5-carboxymethylaminomethyl(34) synthesis enzyme MnmG, translated to MFKKYNVIVVGAGHAGCEAAAAAANLGSSTLLITMNMGVIAQMSCNPAIGGVAKGQIVREIDAMGGYTGIIADKSTIQFRMLNLSKGPAMWSPRTQNDRMRFAEEWRLQLESLPNLDMWQDTVKEVIVKNGRACGVITSMGIEIESDAVVLTNGTFLNGVIHIGDKKFGGGRTGEKAATGLTEQLVSLGFESGRMKTGTPPRIDGRSLNYALMEEQWGDEKRGRFSYTDVEIPTEQRCCWITYTNDKVHEMLRTGFEKSPMFTGRIKGLGPRYCPSIEDKINRFAERERHQIFVEPEGFKTVEIYVNGFSTSLPEDVQFKALQLIPGFENAKMYRPGYAIEYDYFPPMQLDLTLETQLVKHLFFAGQINGTTGYEEAAAQGFLAGINAHQRINDDKELILKRSESYIGVLVDDLVTKGTEEPYRMFTSRAEHRLLLRQDNADIRLTPLAYKLGLVGEERLKKVQEKIDNSNKIIEYLKQNSTNVEKMNTVLAEVGSSALPQKTKLSNVLARPQVGIQDILKGDEGFAHYVSQFDNDTIEQAEINLKYESYFDKEMEIVNRMKKMEDREINPDFDYSLLTSLSIEARQKLSKVKPRTLGQASRISGVSPSDITVLMVHMS
- a CDS encoding Ig-like domain-containing protein — protein: MLIGLSIQCASIQQPTGGPKDSIPPKILLESPTNFSKNFTAKKIVITFDEYIKLANQQKEFSITPDMGSNPEFKVKKKNLEITLPDSLEKNTTYSIYFGKGLVDYNAGNALVNYAYVFATGDKIDSLSISGNVKSAITKEVQKDVKVLLIPISQDSIFGKKKANIFTTTDTAGNYKLNNLREGTYRIYALQEKNNDRIYNGADEEIGFLKDSIVLERDLSNINLEIFKGIPKKFRTQEKKFEKNGSILLVFNRRVDKPKLDILNDEVNNKDKKVRFSKTSDSATLFIPNLKIDSLKLVLTENERPLDTILIRKGNVKIEQTIEPIFTPNNGRVDRITHLQVSAFTPIKNIDKTKLKFKEDSLVRTNYQLAVDTANTNIYHIRYNWRKEKKYQIEFTEGAITGYFGEQNKEKKLDLTYDDSENYGDLTFDFTDLDSNTTYLVELINEKKDKVYRVDKINMNNPAVVYKQYPGGKYSIRVIRDDNNNGIWDTGDVEKKTFPEPVVYLNKVFTIRANWEQKDSFSLSGLKKN